A section of the Deinococcus taeanensis genome encodes:
- a CDS encoding glycoside hydrolase family 13 protein, translating into MNALHPDHTRDARPITPQWVTDAVFYQIFPDRFARSGRVRGLNLQSWGDAPHFNRYMGGDLWGVAAKLDYIQSLGVTAIYFCPVFQSASNHRYHTHDYYQVDPMLGGNEALRHLIDEAHARGMRVVLDGVFNHASRGFFQFNDLLEQGEASAYRDWFHVDRWPLHPYDDVAPANYAAWWGNRALPKFNTDNEAVRAFLWDVAEHWVRFGIDGWRLDVPNEIDDDSFWQEFRRRVKAINPDAYIVGEIWGDAHRWLQGDQFDAVMNYHFTRPCLAFFGAQTLDHPMNERSGTGRVDPMDAGAFAARMAEVTQMYHPDVVRVQLNLLDSHDTARFLTAVSGDASAYHLATTFQMTYVGTPCIYYGDEVGLPGGPDPDCRRAFPWEEAAWNKDTLSLTRLLTAARHATPALQRGDFHVTYAQGEQLVYARRHESGNAYVGLNCSLTDAHLPFNGVTPGAYRDVISGRTVHLTGDTPLRVPARGSIVLIPLR; encoded by the coding sequence ATGAACGCGCTCCATCCGGACCACACCCGCGACGCCCGCCCCATCACCCCGCAGTGGGTCACAGACGCGGTGTTCTACCAGATCTTCCCGGATCGTTTTGCTCGTTCTGGCCGCGTTCGGGGCCTGAATCTCCAGTCGTGGGGAGACGCCCCTCACTTCAACCGGTATATGGGCGGGGACCTGTGGGGCGTGGCCGCGAAACTGGATTACATCCAGAGTCTGGGCGTGACGGCCATCTACTTCTGCCCGGTGTTCCAGTCGGCCAGCAACCACCGGTACCACACGCACGACTACTATCAGGTGGATCCGATGCTGGGCGGGAACGAGGCGCTGCGGCACCTGATCGACGAGGCGCACGCGCGCGGCATGCGGGTGGTGCTCGACGGCGTGTTCAACCACGCGAGCCGGGGGTTCTTTCAGTTCAACGACCTGCTGGAGCAGGGCGAAGCCAGCGCCTACCGGGACTGGTTTCACGTGGACCGCTGGCCGCTGCATCCGTACGATGACGTGGCGCCTGCGAACTACGCGGCCTGGTGGGGCAACCGGGCACTGCCGAAGTTCAACACGGACAACGAGGCGGTCCGGGCGTTCCTGTGGGACGTCGCGGAGCACTGGGTGCGGTTCGGCATTGACGGCTGGCGGCTGGACGTTCCGAACGAAATTGATGACGATTCGTTCTGGCAGGAGTTCCGGCGGCGCGTGAAGGCCATCAACCCGGACGCGTACATCGTCGGGGAGATCTGGGGCGACGCGCACCGCTGGTTGCAGGGTGACCAGTTCGACGCGGTCATGAATTACCATTTCACGCGGCCGTGCCTGGCGTTCTTCGGCGCGCAGACGCTCGACCACCCCATGAATGAGCGCAGCGGCACGGGCCGCGTGGACCCCATGGACGCCGGGGCCTTCGCGGCGCGCATGGCGGAAGTCACGCAGATGTACCACCCGGACGTGGTGCGGGTGCAGCTGAACCTGCTCGACTCGCACGACACGGCGCGCTTCCTGACGGCCGTGAGCGGGGACGCCAGCGCGTACCACCTGGCCACAACGTTCCAGATGACGTACGTGGGCACGCCGTGCATCTACTACGGCGATGAGGTGGGGCTGCCGGGCGGACCTGACCCTGACTGCCGCCGGGCCTTCCCGTGGGAGGAAGCGGCGTGGAACAAGGACACGCTGAGCCTCACGCGGCTGCTGACGGCCGCGCGGCACGCCACGCCGGCCCTGCAACGCGGGGATTTCCACGTGACGTACGCGCAGGGTGAGCAACTGGTGTACGCGCGGCGTCACGAGAGCGGAAACGCGTACGTTGGCCTGAACTGCAGCCTGACCGACGCGCACCTGCCCTTTAACGGCGTGACGCCCGGCGCGTACCGGGACGTGATTTCGGGCCGGACGGTGCACCTGACTGGGGACACGCCCCTGCGCGTCCCGGCGCGCGGCTCGATCGTGCTGATCCCCCTGCGGTAA
- a CDS encoding molybdopterin molybdotransferase MoeA, producing the protein MTPPAPPAFPMHVSVDEARAHLGALLPERTAETVPVADAAGRTLASDLLALVSHPSATESALDGIAAREADTLTATATTPVRLRVVGESRAGVPFTGRVEAGECVRIYTGAPLPPGADAICPVEQLDEERPEDGGEHVLLRRPASPADVRPEGGDFRTGEVVMRAGQRLTAPRLALAAALGHAQVPVRRRLRVALLSTGDEVVPPGQPLLAGQVYDSNSVGLHAMLRECDCDVVPLGHAPDSPQALQAAIDRAGGADVLLTSGGVSMGKYDFMRDLLIEQGRVSFWKVRMRPGGPAILGGWNGLPVFGLPGNPVSSLVVFQVIVRPALTGQPPQTLRLRAATPFRALGDRAAFWRGVIEGGSVRDYGQQGSGVLRSLSDADALVVVPQGQAVQAGDDVDVILL; encoded by the coding sequence ATGACCCCGCCAGCCCCACCAGCCTTTCCCATGCACGTGAGCGTGGACGAGGCCCGCGCCCATCTGGGCGCACTGCTGCCCGAACGCACCGCCGAAACCGTGCCTGTTGCCGACGCGGCCGGACGCACGCTGGCCAGCGACCTGCTGGCCCTGGTCAGTCACCCCAGCGCCACCGAAAGCGCCCTGGACGGCATTGCCGCGCGGGAGGCCGACACCCTGACGGCCACGGCGACCACGCCCGTGCGGCTGCGGGTGGTGGGGGAGAGCCGGGCGGGCGTGCCGTTCACCGGCCGCGTGGAGGCTGGCGAGTGCGTGCGCATCTACACCGGGGCGCCCCTGCCGCCCGGCGCAGACGCCATCTGCCCGGTAGAACAGCTGGACGAGGAGCGCCCCGAAGACGGCGGGGAGCACGTGCTGCTGCGCCGGCCCGCCAGTCCCGCGGACGTGCGCCCCGAAGGCGGTGATTTCCGGACGGGAGAGGTGGTGATGCGGGCCGGGCAGCGCCTCACGGCCCCCCGGCTGGCGCTGGCCGCTGCGCTGGGGCACGCGCAGGTGCCGGTCCGGCGGCGCCTGCGCGTGGCGCTGCTCTCGACGGGTGATGAGGTCGTGCCGCCCGGACAGCCGCTGCTGGCCGGACAGGTGTACGACAGCAACAGTGTCGGCCTGCACGCCATGCTGCGCGAGTGCGACTGCGACGTCGTGCCGCTCGGACACGCGCCCGACAGTCCGCAGGCCCTGCAGGCCGCCATTGACCGGGCCGGCGGGGCGGACGTGCTGCTGACCAGCGGCGGCGTCAGCATGGGCAAGTATGACTTCATGCGGGACCTGCTGATCGAACAGGGCCGCGTGAGCTTCTGGAAGGTCCGCATGCGGCCCGGCGGGCCCGCCATCCTGGGCGGCTGGAACGGCCTGCCGGTGTTCGGCCTGCCGGGCAACCCGGTCAGCAGCCTGGTGGTGTTCCAGGTGATCGTCCGGCCTGCCCTGACCGGACAGCCGCCACAGACACTGCGCCTGCGCGCCGCCACGCCGTTCCGGGCGCTGGGCGACCGGGCCGCCTTCTGGCGCGGCGTGATCGAGGGCGGATCCGTCCGGGATTACGGGCAGCAGGGCAGCGGCGTCCTGCGGTCTCTCAGTGACGCCGACGCCCTGGTGGTCGTGCCGCAGGGGCAGGCCGTGCAGGCTGGGGACGACGTGGACGTCATCCTCCTGTAG
- a CDS encoding CAP domain-containing protein: MPPPETDQERAVLVALNRVRARAGLPGVQERAAWAAGCALHARYLVREDRAEHREAPGSAFRTPDGEACAPGHFFVTSRADSGALRALTYWVGGAFHLPQLLDPRLTWVAFGEAQDAAGGVRSAAVLDVRRGLSGTARYPVRYPAPGKAVPALPAATAEWPDALAGCPAVSGLRGAPVAALLGPDAAPAVTGVTLRVNGQAWPACLLTAQSFRGVTETETQVGRGVLAAQGAALALPDRPLPPGAAVQVMFRTTGAPLTWSFRVQGPQ, from the coding sequence GTGCCCCCGCCTGAGACGGACCAGGAGCGGGCGGTGCTGGTGGCCCTGAACCGCGTGCGGGCGCGGGCTGGCCTGCCGGGCGTCCAGGAACGGGCGGCCTGGGCGGCCGGGTGCGCGCTGCACGCCCGGTACCTCGTGCGGGAGGACCGTGCCGAGCACCGTGAGGCGCCCGGCAGCGCCTTTCGCACGCCGGACGGAGAAGCGTGTGCGCCCGGTCACTTCTTCGTGACGTCCCGCGCCGACAGCGGCGCCCTGCGGGCCCTGACGTACTGGGTGGGGGGAGCGTTTCACCTGCCGCAGCTGCTGGACCCCCGGCTGACCTGGGTGGCGTTCGGAGAGGCGCAGGACGCGGCGGGTGGCGTGCGTTCGGCCGCCGTGCTGGACGTCCGGCGGGGCCTGAGCGGCACGGCGCGCTACCCGGTGCGGTACCCGGCGCCGGGGAAGGCCGTTCCGGCCCTTCCTGCGGCCACGGCGGAGTGGCCGGACGCCCTGGCGGGGTGCCCGGCGGTCAGCGGGTTGCGGGGCGCGCCGGTGGCGGCGCTGCTGGGGCCGGACGCGGCGCCCGCCGTGACGGGCGTGACCCTGCGCGTGAACGGCCAGGCGTGGCCGGCGTGCCTGCTGACCGCGCAGTCGTTCCGGGGTGTGACGGAAACGGAAACCCAGGTGGGCCGGGGCGTGCTGGCTGCGCAGGGCGCGGCGTTGGCGCTGCCGGACCGGCCACTGCCGCCGGGCGCGGCTGTGCAGGTGATGTTCCGGACGACGGGTGCGCCGCTGACGTGGTCGTTCAGGGTCCAGGGACCGCAGTGA
- a CDS encoding FKBP-type peptidyl-prolyl cis-trans isomerase codes for MNITQDKVVELDYKLTVNGEVIDQSESGEPLVYLHGHSNIIPGLERALEGKTSGDALQVTVQPEDGYGERDEDNVEDLSRDDFEDDVEVGATYYAQAEDGSVIPFTVMSVDGESVKVDFNPPLAGMVLDFDVKVLSVRDATAEELDHGHAHSGEHDHE; via the coding sequence ATGAACATCACCCAGGACAAGGTTGTTGAACTCGATTACAAACTCACGGTCAACGGTGAGGTGATCGATCAGAGCGAAAGCGGGGAGCCGCTGGTGTACCTGCACGGGCACAGCAACATCATTCCGGGCCTGGAACGTGCGCTGGAAGGCAAGACCAGCGGCGATGCGCTGCAGGTCACGGTGCAGCCCGAAGACGGGTACGGGGAGCGCGACGAGGACAACGTCGAGGACCTGTCCCGTGATGACTTCGAGGATGACGTGGAGGTTGGCGCGACCTACTACGCCCAGGCGGAGGACGGCAGCGTCATTCCGTTCACGGTCATGAGTGTGGACGGGGAGAGCGTCAAGGTGGACTTCAACCCGCCCCTGGCCGGCATGGTGCTGGATTTCGACGTGAAGGTCCTGAGTGTGCGTGACGCCACGGCCGAGGAACTCGACCACGGGCACGCGCATTCCGGCGAGCACGACCACGAGTGA
- a CDS encoding HD domain-containing protein — protein sequence MARRTLSARIRRKVNGYAAKARRLLRSLHPEDAHPDDVWALTHLTPGEAHVYEAMDPRDREHACRVTRHLLREHPEASPELVAAALLHDCGKSLRPYWLWERVLVGLIPNRLTRVLPPVGAIGIRAHHPELGARLLAHAGARPRVARLVARHHHPGGDPDATLLHVYDDQE from the coding sequence ATGGCCCGCCGGACCCTCAGTGCACGCATTCGCCGAAAGGTGAACGGGTACGCGGCCAAAGCCCGCCGGCTCCTGCGCAGCCTGCACCCTGAGGACGCCCACCCGGATGACGTGTGGGCCCTGACGCACCTCACGCCCGGCGAAGCGCACGTCTACGAAGCCATGGACCCCCGCGACCGCGAGCACGCCTGCCGCGTTACCCGCCACCTGCTGCGCGAACACCCGGAAGCCAGCCCGGAACTTGTCGCCGCGGCCCTGCTGCACGACTGCGGCAAGAGCCTGCGCCCCTACTGGCTGTGGGAACGCGTGCTGGTCGGCCTGATTCCCAACCGCCTGACCCGCGTGCTGCCGCCCGTCGGGGCCATCGGCATCCGTGCCCACCACCCGGAGCTCGGCGCCCGGCTCCTCGCGCACGCCGGCGCCCGTCCCCGCGTCGCGCGCCTCGTGGCCCGGCACCACCACCCCGGCGGCGACCCCGACGCCACCCTGCTGCACGTGTACGACGACCAGGAGTGA
- the trxB gene encoding thioredoxin-disulfide reductase, whose protein sequence is MTGNTHTYDVVIIGGGPAGLTAAIYTGRASLSTLILEKGLPGGQIAQTEEVENYPGFPEPISGMELAGRMQQQAEKFGATIEMDEVQSITRTDDDREHAYPFTVTGYSGTYRAKAVILATGANPKRLNVPGEEHFWGKGVSTCATCDGFFYRGKKVVVVGGGDAAVEEGLFLTKFADEVTLIHRRDSLRANKVAQARAFANPKMKFIWDTAVEEIKGEDSVSGVRLRNLKTGEERDMDTDGVFIFIGHVPNTEFVKDTVKLRPDGYVDVTDEIYTSVPMLFAAGDVSDYIYRQLGTSVGAGTRAAMSAERALAALELETETAAD, encoded by the coding sequence ATGACGGGCAACACCCACACCTACGACGTGGTGATCATCGGCGGGGGCCCCGCCGGCCTCACCGCCGCGATCTACACCGGCCGCGCCAGCCTGAGCACCCTGATCCTCGAAAAGGGCCTCCCCGGCGGTCAGATCGCCCAGACCGAAGAAGTCGAGAACTACCCGGGTTTCCCCGAACCTATCAGCGGCATGGAACTCGCCGGCCGCATGCAGCAGCAGGCCGAGAAATTCGGCGCGACCATCGAAATGGACGAGGTGCAGTCCATCACCCGCACCGACGACGACCGCGAACACGCCTACCCCTTCACCGTCACCGGCTACAGCGGCACCTACCGCGCCAAAGCCGTGATCCTCGCCACCGGCGCCAACCCCAAACGCCTGAACGTCCCCGGCGAGGAGCACTTCTGGGGCAAGGGCGTCAGCACCTGCGCCACCTGCGACGGCTTCTTCTACCGCGGCAAGAAGGTCGTCGTGGTGGGCGGCGGAGACGCCGCTGTCGAAGAAGGCCTGTTCCTCACCAAGTTCGCCGATGAAGTCACCCTGATCCACCGCCGGGACAGCCTGCGCGCCAACAAGGTTGCCCAGGCCCGCGCGTTCGCCAATCCCAAAATGAAATTCATCTGGGACACCGCCGTCGAGGAGATCAAGGGAGAGGACAGCGTGAGCGGCGTGCGCCTGCGCAACCTCAAGACCGGCGAGGAACGCGACATGGACACCGACGGCGTGTTCATCTTCATCGGGCACGTTCCCAACACTGAATTCGTGAAGGACACCGTCAAACTCCGCCCTGACGGCTACGTGGACGTCACCGACGAGATCTACACGAGCGTGCCCATGCTGTTCGCCGCTGGTGACGTCAGCGACTACATCTACCGCCAGCTGGGCACCTCGGTCGGCGCCGGCACCCGCGCCGCCATGAGTGCCGAACGCGCCCTGGCCGCCCTGGAACTCGAAACTGAAACTGCTGCCGACTGA
- a CDS encoding CobW family GTP-binding protein: MTPPSSLSVPITVLCGFLGAGKTTLLNNLLRQTHGQRIAVIVNEFGAVNIDADLIVKTDEQTIELSNGCICCTLRGDLLHAVHDLLNTRDLDAILIESTGIGEPLPIAQSFCLTPEELDLEPAPGQAPLPNLLGRVHVDAMITAVDTAQFFTFWNRPDVIPGDDFERGFGELLAEQLEFADIIVLNKLDLASTQDVRQLRELVRITNPRARVLNTTRGVLPAADLLHTGLFDVDQASQLDAWMAELEQAHLPEAGTYSLGTHIFRSERPFDPERLHEVLTGGLPRNVIRSKGWVNLGNGVATLWNHTGRQLALETAGEWLRPGDAFSEVVFIGPDLDGAALDGLLRGALQA; encoded by the coding sequence GTGACCCCTCCATCTTCTCTTTCTGTTCCGATCACTGTGCTGTGCGGCTTTCTGGGCGCCGGGAAAACCACCCTCCTCAACAACCTGCTGCGCCAGACCCACGGCCAGCGCATCGCAGTGATTGTCAACGAATTCGGTGCCGTGAACATTGACGCCGATCTGATCGTGAAAACCGACGAGCAGACCATCGAACTCAGCAACGGCTGCATCTGCTGCACCCTGCGCGGCGACCTGCTGCACGCCGTTCACGATCTGCTGAACACACGCGACCTCGACGCCATTCTCATTGAGTCCACCGGCATCGGCGAGCCGCTGCCCATTGCGCAGAGTTTCTGCCTGACCCCAGAAGAACTGGACCTCGAGCCTGCACCCGGTCAGGCGCCCCTTCCCAACCTGCTCGGCCGCGTCCATGTGGACGCCATGATCACCGCGGTGGACACCGCGCAGTTCTTCACGTTCTGGAACAGGCCGGACGTCATTCCCGGCGACGATTTCGAGCGGGGGTTTGGTGAACTGCTGGCCGAGCAGCTGGAATTCGCGGACATCATTGTGCTGAACAAACTGGACCTGGCCTCCACGCAGGACGTGAGGCAACTGCGCGAGCTGGTGCGGATCACGAACCCCCGCGCCCGGGTACTGAACACCACGCGCGGCGTCCTGCCCGCCGCGGACCTGCTGCACACAGGGCTGTTCGATGTCGACCAGGCCAGTCAGCTGGACGCCTGGATGGCCGAACTGGAGCAGGCGCACCTTCCGGAAGCCGGGACGTACAGCCTGGGGACCCACATCTTCCGCAGCGAGCGGCCCTTTGATCCTGAACGCCTCCATGAGGTGCTTACCGGGGGCCTGCCGCGGAATGTGATCCGCTCGAAGGGGTGGGTGAACCTGGGCAACGGCGTGGCCACGCTATGGAATCACACCGGGCGGCAACTGGCCCTGGAAACCGCCGGGGAGTGGCTGCGGCCCGGCGACGCCTTCAGTGAGGTGGTGTTTATCGGCCCGGACCTGGACGGCGCGGCACTCGACGGCCTGCTGCGCGGTGCCTTGCAGGCCTGA
- the rpmB gene encoding 50S ribosomal protein L28: MSRECALTGKKNLVVNRVTRRGKARAQGGVGRKVTGVTRRVQKANLHRRAVRQHGVTRTVWLSASALRTLTRGPHRGMALL; encoded by the coding sequence ATGAGTCGTGAGTGTGCCCTGACTGGCAAGAAGAACCTCGTGGTCAACCGCGTGACAAGGCGCGGCAAGGCCCGCGCGCAGGGCGGCGTGGGCCGCAAGGTCACCGGCGTGACCCGGCGCGTGCAGAAAGCCAACCTGCACAGGCGCGCGGTCCGCCAGCACGGCGTGACCCGGACCGTATGGCTCAGCGCCAGCGCCCTGCGCACCCTCACCCGGGGCCCCCACCGGGGCATGGCGTTGCTGTGA
- a CDS encoding metal ABC transporter solute-binding protein, Zn/Mn family, with amino-acid sequence MLAACAAPAAHAATVPVSVTTTILADFVREVGGNRLQVNVIVPAGGDTHTFQPGTGVIRELARSRALFTNGAGLEPWLPKLTASAPRVKVVALTSGLNLHAAGHEDEHGHADAHEHGPLDPHAWWDPALAAGYVRNVQQALTSLDPAGKATYARNAGAYLKQLSAADVYAKQQFSRLSAARRVIVTNHDSLHYLAERYGLRVVGAIIPGISTEREPSARELASLSLLMKKTGAKVIFTENTVNARLAQTLARETGARIAPPLYTDALGAKGSGGDTFLKAFRSNVDTMVGALKN; translated from the coding sequence ATGCTCGCGGCCTGCGCTGCCCCCGCCGCCCACGCTGCGACAGTGCCGGTGAGCGTCACCACCACTATCCTCGCGGACTTCGTGCGGGAGGTGGGCGGCAACCGCCTGCAGGTGAACGTGATCGTGCCCGCCGGTGGCGACACACACACCTTCCAGCCCGGTACCGGCGTGATCCGTGAACTGGCCCGCAGCCGCGCCCTGTTCACGAACGGCGCCGGTCTGGAACCGTGGCTGCCGAAACTCACGGCCAGCGCCCCCCGGGTGAAGGTCGTCGCTCTGACCAGTGGACTGAACCTGCACGCCGCCGGGCACGAGGATGAGCACGGGCACGCGGACGCACATGAGCACGGGCCGCTCGACCCGCACGCGTGGTGGGACCCGGCCCTCGCCGCAGGGTACGTCAGGAACGTGCAGCAGGCGCTGACGAGCCTGGATCCGGCCGGAAAGGCCACCTACGCCAGGAACGCCGGGGCGTACCTGAAACAGCTGAGCGCCGCTGACGTCTACGCAAAGCAGCAGTTCAGCCGCCTGAGTGCCGCGCGGCGCGTAATCGTCACCAACCACGACAGCCTGCACTACCTGGCAGAACGGTACGGGCTGCGGGTCGTCGGAGCGATCATTCCGGGGATCAGCACGGAGCGCGAGCCCAGCGCGCGGGAACTCGCGTCGCTCTCCCTGCTGATGAAGAAAACAGGCGCGAAGGTGATCTTCACGGAGAACACCGTGAATGCCCGCCTGGCCCAGACGCTTGCCCGCGAAACCGGCGCGCGCATTGCCCCGCCGCTGTATACCGACGCCCTGGGCGCGAAGGGCAGCGGCGGGGACACGTTCCTGAAAGCATTCCGCAGCAACGTGGATACCATGGTCGGGGCACTGAAGAACTAA
- a CDS encoding metal ABC transporter ATP-binding protein produces the protein MLGVENLTVKYGAQTALDRASVRFEAGSFSAIIGPNGAGKSTLLKTLVGLLPDPDGAVHFDPGHTARSCISYVPQQQTLDWGFPVTVWDVAMMGRTGRLGWLRWPRRKDRQIVEGALQETGVYDLRHRHIGALSGGQRQRVLLARMLARQGHLLLLDEPLTGVDAATQETLMGLLRAQADKGRAVVMVTHDLEQARRWCDHLVLVNRRVIADGTPDEVYTPHNIEATFSTSFLGHTHAEA, from the coding sequence ATGCTGGGCGTCGAGAACCTCACAGTGAAATACGGCGCGCAGACCGCGCTGGACCGGGCCAGCGTGCGCTTCGAGGCCGGGTCGTTCAGCGCCATCATCGGCCCGAACGGCGCCGGCAAGAGCACCCTCCTGAAAACCCTGGTGGGACTGCTGCCCGACCCTGACGGCGCCGTTCACTTCGATCCGGGGCACACCGCGCGCAGCTGCATCAGTTACGTGCCGCAGCAGCAGACCCTGGACTGGGGTTTTCCCGTCACCGTCTGGGACGTTGCCATGATGGGCCGCACCGGACGCCTGGGCTGGCTGCGCTGGCCCAGGCGCAAGGACCGGCAGATCGTGGAGGGCGCCCTGCAGGAAACCGGGGTGTACGACCTGCGGCACCGGCACATCGGAGCGCTGTCCGGCGGGCAACGGCAGCGGGTCCTGCTGGCGCGCATGCTGGCCCGTCAGGGCCACCTGCTGCTGCTGGATGAACCGCTGACCGGCGTGGACGCCGCCACGCAGGAAACCCTGATGGGGCTGCTGCGTGCCCAGGCTGACAAGGGCCGCGCCGTCGTGATGGTCACGCACGACCTGGAGCAGGCGCGGCGCTGGTGTGATCACCTGGTGCTCGTGAACCGCCGCGTGATCGCAGACGGCACGCCCGACGAGGTGTACACCCCGCACAACATCGAGGCGACGTTCAGCACCAGTTTCCTGGGGCACACCCACGCCGAGGCGTGA
- a CDS encoding metal ABC transporter permease, which translates to MHVLTDPLQFEFFVRALAAVVLVSVLCALVGAWVVLRGLSYIGDAMSHAVFPGIVGAFLMKGNLLLGALVAAVLTALGIGAVGRRSGLKQDSAIGIVFVGMFALGVVMLSRAPTFTTDLSNFLIGNPLGVTPADLWGALGVTVVVGGVLSALQKELLLASFDPTEARAVGLPVRRLESLLLILIGLVVVLTVQLVGTTLSVSLLITSSAAARLVSRSLKKMMLAAALLGTAGGVAGLYLSYYLNTAPGATIVLVNTAIFLLALAVRHRE; encoded by the coding sequence GTGCATGTCCTGACTGATCCGCTGCAATTCGAGTTCTTCGTGCGGGCCCTGGCGGCCGTGGTGCTGGTCAGCGTCCTGTGCGCGCTGGTGGGCGCGTGGGTGGTGCTGCGCGGCCTGAGTTACATCGGGGACGCCATGAGTCACGCGGTGTTTCCCGGGATCGTGGGCGCGTTCCTGATGAAAGGCAACCTGCTGCTGGGCGCCCTGGTCGCCGCGGTCCTCACGGCCCTGGGCATCGGCGCGGTCGGACGGCGCAGCGGCCTGAAGCAGGACAGCGCCATCGGCATCGTGTTCGTGGGGATGTTCGCGCTGGGTGTCGTGATGCTCTCGCGCGCCCCCACGTTCACCACGGACCTCAGCAACTTCCTGATCGGGAACCCCCTGGGCGTGACGCCCGCCGACCTGTGGGGCGCGCTGGGCGTCACGGTGGTGGTGGGCGGCGTGCTGAGCGCACTTCAGAAGGAACTGCTCCTGGCGTCCTTCGACCCGACCGAGGCGCGCGCCGTGGGTCTGCCGGTGCGGCGCCTGGAAAGCCTGCTGCTGATCCTGATCGGGCTGGTCGTGGTGCTCACCGTACAGCTGGTGGGCACCACCCTGAGTGTCAGTCTGCTGATCACGTCCAGCGCCGCGGCGCGCCTCGTGTCGCGCAGCCTGAAGAAGATGATGCTGGCTGCCGCGCTGCTCGGCACAGCCGGAGGCGTAGCGGGCCTGTACCTCAGCTACTACCTGAACACGGCGCCCGGCGCGACGATCGTGCTGGTGAACACGGCGATCTTTCTGCTTGCCCTGGCCGTGCGTCACCGCGAGTAA